In Coregonus clupeaformis isolate EN_2021a unplaced genomic scaffold, ASM2061545v1 scaf0744, whole genome shotgun sequence, a single window of DNA contains:
- the LOC121558543 gene encoding SPARC-related modular calcium-binding protein 1-like — MIYMIKLTVCVLTPGVTMDFSKQRKENITMATLTIILLVSTAFALGDCTIRPETPCERARDAMINSPPGAYIPTCDYQGQYTPEQCSGSTGSCWCVTCNGQKIKGTETPPGTAPIKCATLICS; from the exons ATGATTTATATGATTAAACTCACAGTCTGCGTCCTGACTCCCGGTGTTAcaatggatttcagcaaacaaagaaag GAGAATATCACCATGGCGACATTGACCATCATTCTGCTTGTCAGCACGGCTTTTGCGTTGGGAG ATTGTACGATACGACCCGAGACCCCCTGTGAGCGTGCTAGAGATGCCATGATAAACAGCCCTCCTGGAGCCTACATCCCAACTTGTGACTACCAGGGACAATACACCCCTGAGCAATGTTCAGGATCTACAG GTTCCTGTTGGTGTGTGACCTGTAATGGACAGAAGATCAAGGGTACTGAGACTCCACCAGGCACTGCTCCCATCAAATGTGCCAccctg ATTTGCTCGTAG
- the LOC121558541 gene encoding ladderlectin: MFVKTARTWPEAERHCVSLGEKLVYVPSTVEYLGANLASVHSSEEEQFLQTLVKTGGFPPTWIGGFDADKAKDRLWFWSDGSDFDHQNWAKGRPNNAGAREGCIQMNFGGERRWNNAICGRRLLSVCSLRLLPLRQSIN, translated from the exons ATGTTTGTCAAGACTGCAAGGACCTGGCCTGAAGCAGAG CGGCACTGTGTGTCCCTTGGTGAAAAACTGGTGTATGTGCCCAGCACTGTAGAGTACCTTGGAGCAAACCTGGCATCTGTACACAGCTCTGAGGAGGAGCAATTTCTACAGACGTTGGTCAAGACTGGCGGCTTCCCTCCTACCTGGATTGGAGGATTTGATGCTGATAAGGCAAAG GACAGGCTATGGTTCTGGAGCGACGGCTCCGACTTTGATCACCAGAACTGGGCCAAAGGACGGCCCAATAACGCTGGTGCCAGAGAGGGGTGTATTCAGATGAACTTTGGAG GTGAACGCCGCTGGAACAATGCAATATGTGGAAGGCGCTTGCTCTCTGTGTGCTCCCTGAGACTCTTGCCACTCCGTCAATCTATAAACTAA